In the Candidatus Poribacteria bacterium genome, AAATCCTCAACCCACCTGGACATCTCCCGCCCGACTTTCAGTTTAACTTTAAGGGTATAAACGACGAGGATTTGCGGATTGGCTGTGCGAAGCATAGACCACAGTACGCGTTTGAAGGGGGTTCCATCGACGAAGTTGCGATATGGTCTCGTGCACTCAGCGATAATGAAATCAAAACCGCGATGCGAAGTTCCTTGCTCTCGGTTTCGCCACAGGGTAAGGTCGCTACAACATGGGGCAATATTAAGCGGAAAGCATTTTAAGCATAGCGTAAATACAGAATTAATCTGCATCGCCAAACAAAAATATATTGCACTCTTCCGAGTCCCGTGATATACTCTAATTACTTCTGACAAGTAGATTTATAGCCTTGATGTAAACGGACTCCACAGGAGGAGAAACAGGATGAAAAAGCTATGTGGTTATGCTGTGCTATTCAGCGCACTGATGTTTATCGCGGTAGGATACGCTACGGCAGATCTCGCCGAAGGACTCGTCCTTTATTTCACTTTTGACAATGTCAACGGCAAAACAATTGTAGACGATTCCGGTAACGGACTGGATGCCGATATCATCGCCAACACCGATATTGTAAAAGGCAAATATGGGGACGCGATTCGCATTACAGGCATAGGCGCGGATTGTGTGAATGTGCCAGCCTCCGATGACCTGAAAATTACCGGTGAAATCACGATGGCGGCTTGGATCAATCAGGACTCTTGGGGAACGGATGCGCAGTGGTTCGACAAAAACTGCCATAACGGCGGTGAGCATTCTTCCTACGGCATTGGTGCTTTCAACGGCGGTGCGAATTTTAACATGTTCTTGGGAACCGGCAACAGTAGACCGACCCTGAGTCAACCGCATGGGTTGGATGAGAAGACATGGTATCACGTCGTTGGAACTTATGACGGGACAACCATGAAAGTCTACGTTGATGGTTTGATTTCAAAGGCACCAACGATCAGGATTTGCGGATCGGATGCTCTAAAGACCGTCCGAATTATACCTTTGAAAACGGTTCTATTGACGAGGCAGCAGTCTGGCGGCGTGCACTCAGCGAGGACGAAATCAATGAGATAATGAACGAAGGCTTCCTCGCAGTTTCGCCGCGCGATAAAGCAACAACGACATGGGGCAGCATTAAGTCAAGAACCGGCACATACTAAACACGGTCTCACAGGAAAACGCAACGGCACAGGCATCACCCTAAAAAGGGAACGATACCTGTGCCGTCTTGTATAAAATAGGGGAAACTGAGAAAATGACAAAAATCGGAATCGTTGGTATCGGATTTATGGGCATGATTCATTACTACGCCATTCAGCGCATTACCGGTGCCGAAGTCGTTGCCATCTGCACACGAGATCCAAAGAAACTCGCTGGCGATTGGACGGGCATTCAAGGGAATTTCGGACCCCGAGGTGGCATGGAAGATCTCTCAAACGTCCGAAAATATAGCGAGGTTGACGAACTCCTCGCTGATGAAGAAGTTGAACTGGTAGATATTTGTCTGCCGACGCATTTACATAAACCTGTGAGTATGGCATCCCTTGAAGCGAGAAAACATACGCTCGTCGAAAAACCGATTTCTATCTCTATTGACGATGCTAATGAACTCGTTGAACTTGCAGAGAAGATCGGTGCAGAACGGAAGGCGGCTCATGAAAGCCCGTGTTTCCTGATGGTCGCACATGTACTGCCTTTCTTTGCTGAATACGCTTATGCGAAACGGGTGGTAGAAGAAGGAAAATATGGTGAACTCCTCGGTGCGCATTTCAAGCGAATTATTTCCAAACCGAGTTGGTCACGAGATGTTGCCTCCCTCGAAAAGAGTGGGGGTCCCGGCATCGATCTGCACATCCACGACACGCATTTCATTCAGCTGCTCTGTGGTGTCCCTGACGCTGTCTTTTCACAAGGCAAACTCGCTGGCGGCACCTATGTCGATTACCTGACGACCCAATACATCTATAATGATAGGGAACTCTCTGTCAGTTGCTCTTCCGGAGCCGTATCCCAACGCGGGCGCGCTTTCTCGCACGGGTTTGAAATCTACCTCGAAAAAGCGACACTCCTTTATGATTTTTCAACATTAGCAGGTGAAGCCTCTACAGCAGTGCCACTGACGCTCCTGAACGATGAAGGTGAAGTTGAACAGGTCGATTTAGGAGAGGTAGACCCGATTGATGCCTTTACCGGTGAACTTCAATACGCCGTTGACGCGATTGACTGGGAAGAGGAGCCGACCGCACTGTCGGGTGTCGGCGCGCGGGACGCGCTGCTGCTCTGCTATAAAGAAGCAGAATCAGTCAAAACCGGTGAGATTGTCCCGATTTCTTAACCGCATAACGCTTGTTGATCTCCGAAAAAATGACTTCCTTCTATTCCGTTAGCAACATTGGTGAACTCTATGTCCCTGCTGAATGCCGGGATGCGGTTTTCGCGCGGGCACGCGCCAAACTGTTCGCGCATCAAGAATTAGGACACCTCAATCGGGTCTTCACACACATCCGTCACGGCGGTGTTGCGATTGTGGAGGGGAAATGGGAACAGATTACGGCACTGATGGATTACATCCAACGCCATAAACAGGATTTGGTCCAACAACCGCAGCGGGATGCCAGAACACGGGATCGGAGAGATTCGCGCGGGAAATCTGTGAGCAATGCTTTAAGAGAAGTTTTAGCGCGCTTGATGTGTTGGGCAGATGCAGACGGGATTATACAGGCTGAAAACGCGCCTGTTCTACCCTATCTATTGGAACTCGCTGGCGAACCCGCGGAAGCAAATGAAGGAAAACCGTTTCTCCTATCTCTCACAAAGATTCAACAAATTCAACAGGCATTCGCGGACACCTACCCCATCCGTGCCCTTAACGCTTCTCTCGTCGCTTCTGAAAACGTCCTTGCCCCGCGCTCCCAAGAGACAATTGAGTGTTTTCAAGAAGCACTTCAATATGTCCGTCAATCCAGCCCCGCTATCGTTGCTGACATCGGGTGCGGAAGTGGATGCTTGACTTTGTTGGCACGGCAGGAATTGGGCGAGCAAATTGAACTCTATGCTTCCGATCTGCTATCTGAAGCCGTCGCGACAACGAAACTCAATCTTCAAAGCCTTCTACCGGATTCAGACACTGTTCACGTGATGCCTGCTGGGGATCTGTTCGAGCCATTTGATTTGCATCAATTCGATGTGATTATTTTCAACGCGCCCTGGGTTGTTGCCCGTGTGCGTAACCGAGCGGAACTCGCGATCCACGATGAGAAACAGGAA is a window encoding:
- a CDS encoding LamG domain-containing protein, whose protein sequence is MKKLCGYAVLFSALMFIAVGYATADLAEGLVLYFTFDNVNGKTIVDDSGNGLDADIIANTDIVKGKYGDAIRITGIGADCVNVPASDDLKITGEITMAAWINQDSWGTDAQWFDKNCHNGGEHSSYGIGAFNGGANFNMFLGTGNSRPTLSQPHGLDEKTWYHVVGTYDGTTMKVYVDGLISKAPTIRICGSDALKTVRIIPLKTVLLTRQQSGGVHSARTKSMR
- a CDS encoding Gfo/Idh/MocA family oxidoreductase gives rise to the protein MTKIGIVGIGFMGMIHYYAIQRITGAEVVAICTRDPKKLAGDWTGIQGNFGPRGGMEDLSNVRKYSEVDELLADEEVELVDICLPTHLHKPVSMASLEARKHTLVEKPISISIDDANELVELAEKIGAERKAAHESPCFLMVAHVLPFFAEYAYAKRVVEEGKYGELLGAHFKRIISKPSWSRDVASLEKSGGPGIDLHIHDTHFIQLLCGVPDAVFSQGKLAGGTYVDYLTTQYIYNDRELSVSCSSGAVSQRGRAFSHGFEIYLEKATLLYDFSTLAGEASTAVPLTLLNDEGEVEQVDLGEVDPIDAFTGELQYAVDAIDWEEEPTALSGVGARDALLLCYKEAESVKTGEIVPIS
- a CDS encoding class I SAM-dependent methyltransferase, producing MTSFYSVSNIGELYVPAECRDAVFARARAKLFAHQELGHLNRVFTHIRHGGVAIVEGKWEQITALMDYIQRHKQDLVQQPQRDARTRDRRDSRGKSVSNALREVLARLMCWADADGIIQAENAPVLPYLLELAGEPAEANEGKPFLLSLTKIQQIQQAFADTYPIRALNASLVASENVLAPRSQETIECFQEALQYVRQSSPAIVADIGCGSGCLTLLARQELGEQIELYASDLLSEAVATTKLNLQSLLPDSDTVHVMPAGDLFEPFDLHQFDVIIFNAPWVVARVRNRAELAIHDEKQETVKRFFAQVSNFLKPDGTVLLGYANASGPKAIANLETIIADAGFKEEMLFKRRVATHRSKRKWEQIRVSVLGRT